Proteins encoded by one window of Porphyromonas vaginalis:
- a CDS encoding copper homeostasis protein CutC has product MTQEETFDNRSEVRDYTLEVCTASLRSVQAAVAGGAKRIELCSALSVGGLTPSLGLLREVRALYPELRIHVLIRPREGDFVYSEEELRVMERDIEAALPYVDAIVSGAMTPAGTVDEVATRRLVERSQGVSFTFHRAFDQSQNPLVDMETICTLGCTRILTSGTRETAELGIPIIRQLIERAAGAITILPGGGVTASNIRRILTETGAQEIHGSASQRLPDGRQETSADIVRDFLKAIH; this is encoded by the coding sequence ATGACGCAGGAAGAGACTTTTGACAACCGCAGCGAGGTAAGAGACTACACGCTAGAGGTGTGCACAGCCAGCTTGAGAAGTGTGCAGGCCGCTGTGGCGGGAGGAGCTAAGCGTATAGAGCTATGCTCCGCACTATCCGTAGGGGGACTGACACCTTCCCTAGGACTCCTCAGAGAGGTGCGCGCCCTCTATCCCGAGCTTCGCATCCATGTCTTGATCCGCCCGCGAGAGGGAGACTTCGTCTACTCCGAGGAGGAGCTACGCGTCATGGAGCGAGACATCGAGGCGGCACTACCCTACGTCGATGCTATCGTCAGTGGTGCTATGACGCCCGCTGGCACTGTCGATGAGGTCGCTACAAGACGACTCGTGGAGCGGTCTCAGGGAGTCTCCTTCACGTTTCACAGGGCGTTTGATCAGTCGCAGAACCCGCTAGTGGATATGGAGACGATCTGCACATTGGGCTGCACCCGTATCCTCACCTCTGGTACTCGGGAGACTGCCGAACTGGGCATCCCGATCATTCGTCAGCTCATCGAGCGAGCTGCAGGAGCCATTACGATACTCCCTGGGGGCGGTGTGACGGCGAGCAACATCCGGCGCATACTCACCGAGACGGGTGCTCAGGAGATACATGGCTCAGCATCTCAACGTCTACCAGACGGCAGGCAGGAGACCTCGGCAGATATCGTTCGCGACTTCCTAAAAGCTATTCACTAA
- a CDS encoding HesA/MoeB/ThiF family protein, with product MDVTRTPHDNAGITDGARYARQLQLPEIGPEGQRLLAQTSVAVVGAGGLGAPILYYLTAAGIGRIAIIDCDVVSPSNLQRQILYCEADLAHPKAIQAQKRLTALNSTLQIEAITERLNETNVATLLADYQIIVDATDNYPTRYLLDDYTRSAAKPLVHGAIEGWRGQCTIFASSSTLRYRDLYSEPHSAEEIVPPGVIGATAGVIGSIQASQTLQLALGQTPSLLGKLLTVDLWHGSWHTFDLA from the coding sequence GTGGATGTAACCCGCACGCCCCACGACAACGCTGGCATCACTGACGGCGCACGATATGCGCGTCAGCTACAGCTCCCCGAGATAGGTCCCGAGGGTCAGCGACTACTCGCTCAGACGAGCGTGGCAGTCGTTGGCGCTGGGGGCTTGGGAGCACCTATACTCTACTACCTCACAGCTGCAGGCATCGGGCGCATCGCCATCATCGACTGCGATGTTGTCTCCCCCTCCAACCTCCAGCGTCAAATCCTCTACTGTGAGGCCGACCTCGCACACCCCAAAGCTATCCAGGCGCAAAAGCGTCTCACCGCGCTCAATAGTACCCTCCAGATCGAAGCCATCACTGAGCGACTTAATGAGACCAATGTGGCGACCCTACTAGCCGACTATCAGATCATCGTCGACGCTACGGACAACTACCCCACACGCTATCTCCTAGACGACTACACCCGCAGCGCCGCCAAGCCACTTGTCCATGGTGCTATCGAAGGGTGGCGAGGACAATGTACCATCTTTGCGTCCTCTAGTACTCTACGCTACCGCGACCTGTACAGCGAGCCGCACAGCGCAGAGGAGATCGTACCGCCCGGCGTCATCGGTGCCACCGCTGGCGTCATCGGCAGCATCCAAGCGAGTCAAACGCTCCAGCTAGCCTTAGGGCAGACGCCCTCCCTCCTCGGCAAGCTCCTCACCGTCGACCTCTGGCACGGCTCGTGGCACACCTTCGACCTCGCCTGA
- the thiH gene encoding 2-iminoacetate synthase ThiH yields the protein MTFYDYKQQYNWEQECAEFDTFTAQDVEHAIATATPTLRDFKALISPAGDAYLDAMATKAQQLSIERFGKTIRMYEPLYLSNYCHNHCVYCGFNQENKIVRKVLTMEEVQAEAKAIADMGFTHILLVAGESPKHAGVEYYRQVIELIRPMFAQISIEVQPMSVEDYKVLVEAGAHYVCVYQETYNEESYPRFHPKGLKANYRFRLETPDRAAEAGFRKVGIGALLGLDNWRTDAFFTALHLDYLESHHWQTKYSISLPRLRPHVGSYMPADPINDRQMVQLICAYRIFDPEVEISLSTRESSAFRDMAVRIGANSMSAGSSTQPGGYVDPNPELEQFSINDSRSPEEMIAAIKAQGYEVIWKDWDQWM from the coding sequence ATGACATTCTACGATTATAAGCAGCAGTACAATTGGGAGCAGGAGTGTGCTGAGTTTGACACCTTTACTGCTCAAGATGTAGAGCACGCCATCGCCACAGCTACGCCTACGCTACGCGACTTCAAGGCACTCATCTCCCCCGCAGGAGATGCTTACCTAGACGCTATGGCGACCAAAGCACAGCAGCTCAGCATCGAGCGCTTTGGCAAAACCATACGCATGTACGAGCCTCTCTACCTCTCTAACTATTGCCACAACCACTGCGTCTACTGTGGGTTCAATCAGGAGAACAAAATCGTCCGCAAGGTACTCACCATGGAGGAGGTGCAGGCTGAGGCAAAAGCTATCGCCGACATGGGCTTCACCCATATCCTTCTCGTGGCGGGCGAGTCTCCAAAGCATGCCGGAGTCGAGTACTACCGTCAGGTCATCGAGCTCATACGCCCCATGTTTGCGCAAATATCCATCGAGGTACAGCCTATGTCTGTCGAGGATTACAAAGTTCTCGTCGAGGCGGGCGCTCACTACGTCTGCGTCTATCAGGAGACCTACAACGAGGAGAGCTATCCACGCTTTCACCCCAAGGGGCTCAAGGCCAACTACCGTTTCCGCTTAGAGACGCCCGACAGAGCCGCCGAGGCAGGCTTTCGCAAGGTCGGTATTGGAGCCCTCCTAGGACTAGACAACTGGCGCACGGATGCTTTCTTTACCGCGCTACACCTAGACTATCTTGAGAGCCACCACTGGCAGACCAAGTACTCAATCTCGCTGCCCCGTCTGCGTCCGCACGTAGGCTCCTATATGCCTGCAGACCCGATCAACGACCGTCAGATGGTACAGCTCATCTGCGCTTACCGCATCTTCGATCCCGAGGTCGAGATCTCCCTATCCACTCGCGAGAGCAGTGCCTTCAGAGATATGGCGGTACGCATCGGTGCCAACTCTATGAGTGCTGGCAGTAGCACGCAGCCTGGCGGTTATGTCGATCCTAATCCTGAGCTAGAGCAGTTCTCGATCAACGACTCACGCTCTCCCGAAGAGATGATCGCTGCTATCAAAGCACAGGGTTACGAAGTCATCTGGAAAGACTGGGACCAGTGGATGTAA
- a CDS encoding thiazole synthase codes for MQTKSLKIGDHDFTSRLFIGTGKFANNQLMSDALDASGSELITVALRRVETSAGLHDTLIESITRPNVIILPNTSGARNADEAVYAAQLAREALQTNWIKLEVHPDPKYLLPDAMETLRATEQLVKEGFIVMPYIQADPVLCKRLEEVGAPCVMPLGAPIGSNMGLTTRDMLRIIIAESTVPVVVDAGIGRPSHAAEAMELGADAVLVNTAISTAADPVAMATAFRKAVEAGRSAYEMGLHQPATDMTATATSPLQGFFD; via the coding sequence ATGCAGACTAAGTCATTGAAAATCGGAGACCACGACTTCACCTCGCGCCTCTTCATCGGAACTGGCAAATTTGCCAACAATCAACTTATGTCAGACGCCCTCGACGCTTCTGGCAGCGAGCTTATCACCGTCGCGCTTCGCCGAGTAGAGACCTCTGCAGGCCTCCACGATACACTCATTGAGAGCATCACACGCCCCAATGTCATCATCCTACCCAATACCTCTGGTGCACGCAATGCCGACGAGGCGGTCTACGCCGCACAACTAGCCCGTGAGGCACTACAGACCAACTGGATCAAACTAGAGGTACACCCTGACCCTAAGTACCTTCTCCCCGATGCTATGGAGACGCTCCGCGCCACCGAGCAACTCGTCAAGGAGGGCTTCATCGTCATGCCATACATACAGGCAGACCCTGTGCTCTGTAAGCGACTCGAGGAGGTCGGTGCACCTTGCGTCATGCCCCTCGGCGCTCCGATCGGTAGCAATATGGGACTCACCACGCGAGATATGCTACGTATTATCATCGCAGAGAGCACCGTCCCCGTAGTTGTAGACGCTGGCATCGGTCGCCCCTCACACGCTGCCGAGGCTATGGAGCTTGGTGCCGATGCGGTACTCGTCAATACCGCTATCTCTACCGCTGCCGACCCAGTAGCTATGGCCACCGCCTTTAGAAAAGCTGTCGAGGCTGGTCGCTCAGCTTACGAGATGGGTCTGCACCAGCCCGCCACCGATATGACCGCCACCGCCACTTCACCACTCCAAGGATTCTTTGACTAA